A region from the Flavobacterium enshiense genome encodes:
- a CDS encoding c-type cytochrome, with the protein MKKYTFIFSVLIMVFLIGSLALVSCGKEKKEKEEEPLYPEVKKSAEEISFELGKEIFNGRGTCHTCHKPNEKLVGPPLAIIAKTYKEKGASIPDFLTEKSEPIVDPSQYKVMKANFTITKALTDEERKALETYILSFGK; encoded by the coding sequence ATGAAAAAATATACATTCATTTTTTCCGTGCTGATAATGGTTTTCCTAATCGGTTCACTCGCATTGGTATCTTGTGGAAAAGAAAAAAAAGAGAAAGAAGAAGAACCTTTATACCCTGAGGTAAAAAAATCAGCAGAAGAAATTTCTTTTGAATTAGGAAAAGAAATCTTTAACGGAAGAGGTACGTGTCACACTTGTCACAAACCTAACGAGAAATTAGTAGGCCCGCCATTGGCCATAATCGCTAAAACCTATAAGGAAAAAGGAGCCAGTATTCCCGATTTTCTTACCGAGAAAAGCGAACCGATTGTAGATCCGTCGCAATACAAGGTAATGAAGGCAAACTTCACCATTACCAAAGCTCTAACCGACGAAGAACGTAAAGCACTGGAAACCTATATACTGAGTTTCGGAAAATAA
- a CDS encoding serine hydrolase domain-containing protein — protein sequence MKFLKSFLKWFCIIIASIVILMYIFDVDYILRAVRTIYFRGHTTAFLEDYTHFPNREIKKGAGQPWAIAKDYNSVPATEELNKEHKELGTVAYLIIKNDSIWHESYYDGYDKNSKSNSFSMAKSVISAAMGKAIMEGKIKSLDQKVTDFFPDLKGQYAKEVTVGDLSSMASGLNWDEKYYSPFSIVTRAYFDNDLKKVILGLDVSEKPGQSFKYLSGATELLAMCVEKATGEHVANYVSEKFWQPMGAENEALWQLDHNPDGIEKAYCCIASNARDFARFGKLYRDFGKWNGKQLLDSAFVAKSIRPRFANSPQYGYGFWLHKINGKQLFYMRGHLGQFVIVVPEDNVIIVRLGHVKGLQTEEDPHSNDLYVYFNEAYKMLEKRK from the coding sequence ATGAAATTTCTGAAAAGCTTCCTAAAATGGTTTTGCATTATTATAGCTTCCATTGTTATCCTGATGTATATTTTCGATGTGGATTATATTTTACGAGCGGTGCGAACCATCTATTTCAGAGGTCATACTACAGCATTTTTAGAAGATTACACCCATTTCCCGAATCGTGAAATCAAAAAAGGTGCGGGACAACCTTGGGCGATTGCCAAAGATTACAATTCAGTTCCCGCTACCGAAGAATTGAACAAAGAGCATAAAGAACTGGGAACTGTTGCCTATCTGATCATTAAAAATGACAGTATCTGGCACGAAAGCTATTACGATGGTTATGATAAAAACTCAAAATCCAATTCGTTTTCCATGGCGAAGAGCGTTATTTCTGCAGCAATGGGCAAAGCGATCATGGAAGGAAAAATTAAAAGCCTAGACCAAAAAGTAACCGATTTTTTCCCTGATTTGAAAGGACAATATGCGAAAGAAGTCACCGTGGGTGATTTGTCGTCAATGGCATCCGGCTTGAACTGGGACGAAAAATATTACAGCCCGTTTTCCATTGTGACCCGCGCCTACTTCGATAATGATCTGAAGAAAGTGATTTTAGGCTTAGATGTTTCTGAAAAACCGGGACAATCCTTCAAATACTTAAGCGGCGCCACCGAATTATTAGCCATGTGTGTCGAAAAAGCGACCGGAGAACACGTTGCCAATTATGTTTCCGAAAAATTCTGGCAGCCAATGGGAGCAGAAAACGAAGCACTGTGGCAACTTGACCATAATCCGGACGGCATTGAAAAAGCCTACTGCTGTATTGCCAGCAACGCGCGTGATTTCGCCCGCTTCGGAAAACTCTACCGCGACTTTGGGAAATGGAACGGCAAACAACTTTTAGACAGCGCTTTTGTTGCCAAGTCCATCAGACCTCGATTTGCAAATAGTCCGCAATACGGCTACGGATTCTGGCTGCATAAAATCAACGGCAAACAATTGTTTTACATGCGCGGCCACCTGGGGCAATTCGTCATTGTGGTTCCGGAAGACAACGTGATCATCGTTCGTTTGGGACACGTCAAAGGATTGCAGACAGAGGAAGACCCGCACAGCAACGATTTGTACGTTTACTTCAATGAGGCTTATAAAATGTTGGAAAAAAGAAAATAA
- a CDS encoding 3'-5' exonuclease gives MIEKINLENILFLDIETVPEEENFNNLDETKQSLFDQKTKYQRKDDFSAEEFYERAGIWAEFGKIVCISVGYFTFKGDIRHFRVTSFFGDEVKILKDFSNLLNNHFSQPQHILCGHNAKEFDFPFIARRMIINQIAIPLKLNLFGKKPWEVPHLDTMELWKFGDYKTFTSLKLLTNVLGIPSPKDDIEGSEVAHTFYVEKDIDRIITYCEKDVVAVAQILLKFRREDLLIAEEVIHI, from the coding sequence ATGATCGAGAAAATTAATCTGGAGAACATTCTCTTTTTAGACATCGAAACGGTTCCCGAAGAAGAAAATTTCAATAATCTGGACGAAACCAAACAATCTCTTTTCGACCAAAAAACCAAATACCAGCGCAAAGACGATTTCAGCGCCGAAGAATTTTATGAACGCGCCGGAATTTGGGCCGAATTCGGAAAAATCGTCTGTATTTCAGTGGGTTATTTTACATTTAAGGGCGATATCCGTCATTTTAGGGTTACTTCTTTTTTTGGAGACGAAGTAAAAATCCTGAAAGACTTTTCAAATTTGCTGAACAATCATTTTTCGCAACCGCAACATATTTTGTGCGGACATAATGCTAAGGAGTTCGACTTTCCTTTCATCGCTCGTCGTATGATAATCAACCAGATAGCAATTCCCCTAAAACTGAATCTGTTCGGTAAAAAACCATGGGAAGTTCCACATCTGGACACTATGGAATTATGGAAATTCGGCGATTACAAAACTTTTACTTCATTGAAATTACTCACCAATGTTTTAGGCATTCCGTCCCCTAAAGACGATATCGAAGGCAGCGAAGTAGCCCACACCTTTTATGTGGAAAAAGACATCGACCGCATTATCACCTATTGTGAAAAAGACGTGGTGGCCGTGGCCCAGATTCTCCTGAAATTCAGAAGGGAAGATTTACTCATTGCCGAGGAAGTTATACATATTTAG
- a CDS encoding helix-turn-helix transcriptional regulator — protein MKNNIKVQRAIANMTQAELAEKIGVSRQTINAIEAGKFVPSTVLALKLAKLFEKSVNEIFELEATD, from the coding sequence ATGAAGAATAACATAAAAGTACAGCGTGCCATTGCAAACATGACCCAGGCGGAACTGGCCGAAAAAATCGGGGTAAGCCGGCAAACCATCAATGCCATTGAAGCCGGTAAATTCGTCCCTTCAACTGTATTGGCATTAAAATTAGCCAAACTCTTTGAAAAGTCTGTTAACGAGATATTCGAATTGGAAGCCACCGACTAA
- a CDS encoding fumarate hydratase: MDFIYQDPYPITKDDTQYRKITSDYVKVEKLGDREILTVDPKGLELLAEEAMTDVSFMLRSSHLQKLRNIIDDPEATDNDHFVAYNLLQNAVVAVDGQLPSCQDTGTAIVMAKKGENVYTGADDGEWLSKGIFNTYEKRNLRYSQIVPISMFEEKNSGSNLPAQIDIYAKKGSSYEFLFLAKGGGSANKTFLYQKTKSLLNEKSLDEFVRERIMDLGTSACPPYHLAIVIGGTSAEANLAAVKKASAGYFDNLPTSGNMAGQAFRDLEWEKRVQKICEESHIGAQFGGKYLTHDVRVIRLPRHAASCPVGMGVSCSADRNIKGKITKDGIFVEQLEVNPKQFLPETAPHLEDPVEIDLNRPMSEVLAELSKYPIKTRLKLNGTLIVARDIAHAKIKELLDAGKPMPEYFKNHPIYYAGPAKTPEGMPSGSFGPTTAGRMDVYVDEFQKNGGSMIMLAKGNRSKDVTNACNKYGGFYLGSIGGPAAILAKENILSVEVVDFEELGMEAVRKITIKDFPAFIITDDKGNDFFENL, translated from the coding sequence ATGGACTTTATATACCAAGACCCGTATCCGATTACAAAAGACGATACACAATACCGAAAAATCACTTCCGACTACGTTAAAGTAGAAAAACTGGGCGACCGTGAAATCTTAACGGTGGACCCGAAAGGATTGGAATTGTTGGCGGAAGAAGCGATGACCGACGTATCGTTCATGCTGCGTTCTTCACATTTACAAAAATTAAGAAACATCATCGACGATCCGGAAGCGACCGATAACGACCATTTCGTAGCTTACAACCTATTGCAAAATGCCGTGGTGGCTGTAGACGGGCAATTGCCTTCATGTCAGGATACCGGAACGGCTATCGTAATGGCCAAAAAAGGCGAAAACGTATATACCGGTGCCGATGACGGCGAATGGTTATCAAAAGGTATTTTTAATACTTACGAAAAAAGAAACCTGCGCTATTCGCAGATCGTTCCTATTTCGATGTTCGAGGAAAAGAACTCCGGTTCGAACCTTCCGGCACAAATCGATATTTATGCTAAAAAAGGAAGCTCATATGAATTCCTGTTCTTAGCTAAAGGAGGCGGTTCAGCCAACAAAACCTTCTTGTATCAGAAAACGAAATCGTTGCTAAACGAAAAATCGTTAGACGAGTTCGTCCGCGAACGCATCATGGATTTGGGAACTTCGGCTTGTCCTCCGTATCACTTGGCTATCGTTATTGGCGGTACTTCAGCGGAAGCGAATCTTGCTGCCGTGAAAAAAGCATCTGCGGGTTATTTCGACAACTTACCAACCAGCGGAAACATGGCGGGTCAGGCGTTCCGTGATTTGGAATGGGAAAAACGTGTGCAGAAAATTTGTGAAGAAAGCCATATTGGAGCACAATTTGGCGGAAAATATCTAACGCATGACGTTCGTGTAATCCGTTTACCGCGTCACGCTGCATCTTGTCCGGTTGGAATGGGAGTTTCCTGTTCAGCCGACAGAAATATCAAAGGAAAAATTACCAAAGACGGTATTTTCGTAGAGCAATTGGAAGTGAATCCAAAGCAGTTCTTACCAGAAACAGCTCCGCATTTGGAAGATCCAGTAGAAATCGACTTGAACAGACCAATGTCGGAAGTATTGGCAGAATTGTCAAAATACCCGATCAAAACCCGTTTGAAACTGAACGGAACCCTGATTGTGGCTCGTGACATCGCTCATGCGAAAATCAAAGAATTATTGGATGCCGGAAAACCGATGCCGGAATACTTCAAAAACCACCCTATTTATTATGCCGGACCGGCAAAAACTCCGGAAGGAATGCCATCAGGAAGTTTCGGACCAACTACTGCCGGACGTATGGATGTCTATGTAGATGAATTCCAGAAAAATGGCGGAAGCATGATTATGCTGGCCAAAGGAAACCGTTCCAAAGATGTTACCAATGCGTGTAACAAATACGGAGGCTTCTATTTAGGCTCGATTGGCGGCCCAGCGGCTATCTTAGCCAAAGAAAACATCCTTTCGGTTGAAGTGGTTGATTTCGAAGAATTAGGCATGGAAGCAGTTCGTAAAATTACCATTAAAGATTTCCCTGCATTCATCATTACGGATGATAAAGGAAATGATTTTTTTGAAAACTTATAA
- the hemB gene encoding porphobilinogen synthase, producing the protein MFPLHRGRRLRVNESIRSLVRETSLSPADFMFPMFIAEGENVKVEIPSMPGIYRRSIDLTVEEVKELFALGIRAVNIYVKVNDDLKDNTGKEAWNPNGLMQQAIKAIKAACPEMIVMPDVALDPYSIYGHDGIIENGDIENDKTVEALVRMAVSHAQAGADFVAPSDMMDGRVMRLREGLDQAGFHNVGIMSYSAKYASAFYGPFRDALDSAPKKAEIEVPKDKKTYQMDYANRIEAVKEALMDVEEGADMVMVKPGIAYLDIVREVKNAVNVPVTVFHVSGEYAMIKAASERGWLDHDKIMMEQLMCIKRAGASLISTYFAKEAAIILNK; encoded by the coding sequence ATGTTCCCATTACACAGAGGCAGAAGACTAAGAGTCAACGAATCAATAAGAAGTTTAGTTCGTGAAACCAGTTTAAGTCCGGCGGATTTTATGTTCCCGATGTTCATAGCTGAAGGCGAAAACGTAAAAGTGGAAATCCCTTCCATGCCAGGAATTTATCGTCGTTCGATAGATTTGACTGTGGAAGAAGTAAAAGAGTTGTTTGCTTTGGGCATTCGGGCCGTGAACATTTATGTTAAAGTCAACGACGATTTAAAAGACAATACCGGAAAAGAAGCCTGGAATCCAAATGGGTTAATGCAACAGGCCATCAAAGCCATCAAAGCAGCCTGTCCGGAAATGATTGTCATGCCGGATGTAGCCTTAGACCCGTATTCGATTTACGGACATGACGGCATCATTGAAAACGGCGATATCGAAAACGATAAAACCGTGGAAGCCTTAGTGAGAATGGCGGTTTCCCACGCTCAGGCTGGAGCCGATTTCGTAGCACCAAGCGACATGATGGACGGACGCGTAATGCGTTTGCGTGAAGGTTTGGATCAAGCTGGATTTCATAACGTGGGCATCATGAGTTATTCGGCGAAATATGCTTCGGCGTTTTACGGTCCGTTCCGCGATGCATTGGACAGTGCGCCGAAAAAAGCCGAAATCGAAGTTCCGAAAGACAAGAAAACCTACCAAATGGATTACGCTAACCGCATCGAAGCCGTGAAAGAAGCACTAATGGATGTGGAAGAAGGTGCCGATATGGTTATGGTAAAACCAGGAATCGCTTACCTTGATATCGTTCGCGAAGTGAAAAATGCAGTAAATGTCCCGGTAACCGTTTTCCACGTATCCGGAGAATATGCCATGATCAAAGCAGCTTCTGAGAGAGGCTGGTTGGATCACGACAAAATCATGATGGAGCAGCTAATGTGTATCAAACGTGCAGGTGCGAGTTTAATCTCTACGTACTTCGCTAAAGAAGCGGCAATCATACTGAACAAATAA
- a CDS encoding methylated-DNA--[protein]-cysteine S-methyltransferase produces MQTVFINTPLGTAKIKGDENGISVISILQEGEISKVIPVELKDAVKQLQEYFEGKRTKFSIQLNPKGTDFQQKVWKALLEIPYGKTTSYLELSKKLGDVKAIRAVASANGKNPLWIVVPCHRVIGSDGSLTGYAGGLWRKKWLLDHENPEKQQTLF; encoded by the coding sequence ATGCAAACAGTCTTTATCAATACGCCGCTTGGAACCGCCAAAATTAAAGGCGATGAAAACGGTATTTCGGTAATTTCGATTCTTCAGGAAGGTGAAATTTCGAAAGTGATTCCAGTGGAGCTAAAAGATGCAGTAAAACAACTTCAGGAATACTTTGAAGGAAAACGAACCAAATTCTCCATTCAACTCAATCCAAAAGGCACCGATTTTCAACAAAAAGTCTGGAAAGCCCTTTTGGAAATCCCATACGGGAAAACCACATCGTATCTGGAACTTTCTAAAAAATTAGGCGATGTGAAAGCCATACGCGCTGTTGCTTCTGCCAATGGTAAAAACCCGTTATGGATAGTCGTTCCGTGTCACCGCGTAATTGGTTCTGACGGCTCACTGACAGGTTACGCAGGAGGATTGTGGCGCAAGAAATGGCTTTTGGACCATGAAAATCCGGAGAAACAGCAAACCCTATTTTAA
- a CDS encoding class I SAM-dependent rRNA methyltransferase, with protein MSYPKVILKPGKEKSVQRRHPWVFSGAVYGVSQELNDGEMVDVVDSNNKHLATGYFSDRGSIVVRMLTFGNEVFDKNFWADKLKSAWELRLKLLKLQETNAFRLIHGEGDGIPGLIIDYYDKNWVLQAHSSGIYFQLEQIAEAIKVNFADYCETIYCKSSGTLPNTGKDFFLYGDKPETVAKENNILFAVNWVEGQKTGFFLDQRDNRKLLSHYAHGKRVLNTFCYTGGFSIYAMSAGAQLVTSVDISEKAVALAERNMELNYDDCNHDAVASDVFDFLKEHNQQYDLIVLDPPAFAKSIKSKHTATQAYKRLNIAGLKALAPKGILFTFSCSQVIDDVLFYNTVAAAAIETGRNIRVLHKLSQGPDHPTNIYHPEGHYLKGLVLYVE; from the coding sequence ATGAGTTATCCGAAAGTAATATTAAAGCCGGGAAAAGAAAAATCCGTGCAACGCCGTCACCCATGGGTGTTCAGTGGCGCTGTTTACGGTGTGAGTCAGGAATTGAATGACGGGGAAATGGTGGATGTGGTGGATTCCAATAACAAGCATCTGGCGACCGGTTATTTCAGTGACCGTGGCAGTATAGTTGTGCGAATGCTGACTTTCGGAAATGAAGTTTTTGATAAAAATTTCTGGGCAGACAAACTGAAATCAGCCTGGGAATTGCGTTTGAAATTATTGAAATTACAAGAAACCAATGCCTTCCGTTTAATTCACGGTGAAGGCGATGGCATTCCCGGATTGATTATCGATTATTACGATAAAAACTGGGTGTTGCAGGCACATTCGTCGGGGATTTATTTTCAATTGGAGCAAATCGCCGAAGCCATAAAAGTGAACTTCGCTGATTACTGCGAAACCATCTATTGTAAAAGCAGCGGCACTTTGCCAAATACTGGAAAAGATTTCTTCTTATATGGTGATAAACCCGAAACGGTTGCCAAGGAAAACAATATTTTATTTGCCGTTAACTGGGTGGAAGGACAAAAAACAGGTTTCTTTTTGGACCAACGCGATAACAGAAAATTGTTGTCGCATTATGCACACGGAAAACGCGTTTTGAATACGTTTTGTTACACGGGAGGTTTTTCCATTTATGCGATGAGCGCCGGAGCGCAATTGGTTACTTCGGTTGATATCTCGGAAAAAGCTGTGGCACTTGCCGAAAGAAATATGGAACTGAATTACGACGACTGTAATCACGATGCGGTTGCTTCCGATGTGTTTGATTTCCTGAAAGAGCATAACCAACAATACGATTTGATTGTACTTGACCCGCCAGCTTTTGCCAAGAGCATTAAAAGCAAGCATACGGCCACTCAGGCATATAAACGTTTGAATATAGCTGGATTGAAAGCGTTAGCTCCAAAAGGGATTTTATTCACTTTTTCCTGTTCTCAAGTAATTGACGATGTTTTGTTCTATAATACGGTGGCAGCAGCAGCAATCGAAACAGGAAGAAATATCCGTGTATTGCACAAATTATCGCAAGGACCGGATCATCCAACTAACATTTACCATCCGGAAGGACATTACCTGAAAGGTTTGGTATTGTATGTCGAGTAG
- a CDS encoding M4 family metallopeptidase yields the protein MRKQLHYFGTLTVSTFFACSALAQESGKKVNSIEKNPNGLASFVSFKETAGYKSSDFQTIFKEQLGLKQGQNFSKVKSDVDKLGFSHEKFQLFHQGLKVEFATYTLHSKSGKVASMSGEFYTIGTVNTRPSLSLQDAFNKAVAQIGAKSYMWDNPEDSKAFGYTKPQGELVLLPVDDEIKLAYKFDIYATQPVSRGDIYIDASTGESLFYNATIKHLDEFSHGQKAEKTGSINLFKKESMLVAANAATRYSGTQVIETILNGNSYILSENTRGNGILTLNMKKGTNYSAAVNFTDTDNNWTAAEFNNANKDNAALDAHWGAEKTYDYWKNVHGRNSYDNLGTALKSYVHYSSNYDNAYWNGSAMTYGDGSGTYFDALTSIDVAGHEIGHAVCEKTARLAYQLESGAMNEGFSDIWGACVEYYAAPTKQRWIIGEDIERRSGHVGLRSMSNPNAEGQPDTYGGTYWVSQSRCRPRSGNDYCGVHTNSGVLNHWFYILTEGKAGTNDLGNSYNVTGIGIDKAAKIAYRLESVYLSANSNYSNARTYGIQAATDLFGAGSAEVIATTNAWYAVGVGSASSALVNQEGTPVSTSYALAGEGAEIKAFPNPFENVIYISINDSQNTSFKITNLLGQVVKEGKLHDKIINVESLAKGMYVLELSQDDAVVLSEKVIKK from the coding sequence GTTTCTTTTAAAGAGACCGCAGGTTACAAAAGTTCGGATTTTCAAACTATTTTTAAAGAGCAGTTAGGTTTAAAACAAGGACAAAACTTCTCTAAAGTCAAATCCGATGTGGACAAATTGGGGTTTTCACATGAAAAGTTTCAATTGTTTCACCAGGGACTTAAAGTCGAATTTGCAACCTATACATTGCATTCAAAGAGCGGAAAAGTCGCAAGTATGTCCGGGGAGTTTTACACTATCGGGACAGTAAACACCCGCCCTTCTCTTTCTTTACAAGATGCTTTCAATAAGGCAGTGGCCCAAATCGGCGCCAAAAGCTATATGTGGGACAACCCTGAAGATTCCAAGGCTTTTGGATATACTAAACCACAAGGGGAATTAGTACTGTTGCCGGTGGATGATGAAATAAAATTAGCCTATAAATTCGATATATATGCTACACAGCCTGTTAGCAGGGGTGATATTTATATAGATGCTTCTACCGGTGAGTCATTATTTTACAACGCTACGATCAAACATTTAGATGAATTCAGCCATGGCCAAAAAGCTGAGAAAACCGGAAGTATCAATCTGTTTAAAAAAGAATCCATGTTGGTTGCAGCAAATGCCGCAACCCGATACAGTGGAACTCAGGTTATCGAAACCATTTTAAACGGGAATTCCTATATCCTGTCGGAAAATACAAGAGGAAACGGAATTCTAACCTTAAATATGAAAAAAGGAACAAATTATTCTGCTGCGGTAAATTTTACGGATACTGATAATAATTGGACCGCTGCAGAATTTAATAATGCGAACAAAGATAATGCTGCTTTGGATGCTCATTGGGGAGCAGAAAAAACCTATGATTATTGGAAAAATGTTCATGGAAGAAATAGTTATGATAATTTGGGAACAGCATTAAAAAGTTACGTTCATTATAGCAGTAACTACGATAACGCATACTGGAATGGTAGTGCAATGACCTATGGAGACGGTTCAGGAACTTATTTTGATGCCTTAACTTCGATAGATGTTGCCGGTCACGAAATCGGTCATGCGGTTTGTGAAAAAACTGCTCGTCTTGCGTACCAATTAGAATCGGGTGCAATGAATGAAGGTTTTTCGGATATTTGGGGAGCGTGTGTGGAATATTATGCCGCACCAACTAAACAACGCTGGATAATTGGAGAAGACATTGAAAGGAGAAGCGGTCACGTGGGTTTACGCTCTATGAGTAATCCTAACGCTGAAGGACAACCAGATACTTATGGAGGAACTTACTGGGTTAGTCAATCCAGATGTCGTCCGAGAAGTGGAAATGACTATTGTGGCGTTCACACAAACTCGGGAGTCCTAAACCATTGGTTTTATATTTTAACTGAAGGTAAGGCAGGAACTAATGATTTGGGTAACTCCTACAATGTAACAGGAATAGGAATTGACAAAGCGGCGAAAATTGCGTATCGTTTAGAGAGTGTTTATTTATCCGCCAATTCAAATTATTCAAATGCGAGAACTTATGGTATTCAGGCGGCTACTGATTTGTTTGGTGCCGGTTCAGCTGAAGTGATTGCTACCACCAACGCTTGGTATGCGGTGGGAGTAGGATCTGCATCTTCTGCACTTGTAAATCAGGAAGGGACGCCTGTTTCAACAAGTTATGCTCTTGCAGGTGAGGGAGCCGAAATTAAAGCATTTCCTAATCCATTTGAAAATGTAATTTATATCAGTATTAATGATAGCCAAAATACTTCATTTAAAATCACAAACCTTTTGGGACAAGTAGTGAAGGAAGGTAAATTACATGACAAAATAATTAATGTGGAAAGCCTTGCTAAAGGAATGTATGTGTTGGAATTGTCTCAGGATGATGCAGTTGTATTATCGGAAAAAGTGATTAAAAAATAA
- a CDS encoding nucleoside recognition domain-containing protein, translated as MVLSRFWLAIFISSIAFVVIGLFSGSSYSIDYVLNGKKDEPLLISEKYLKQVPAFIKDSIEKAPDNTIVINKIETNPDTTYVYKNKTVKIFSGVQKSDGLLPTCKSTLLDLILPLIAYLAFFCGLMELLIISGASGKLAKVLSPVFVKVFPSIPKNHPSISYMTLNFAANFLGLDSAATPFGLKAMQSLQEINPEKDKASDAQIMFMCLHASGLTLIATSIIGYRAAAGATNPADVMLPCIITSFIGTIAAFLIVGVKQKINFKSASLVAVLMALIAGIIGLLMYVNHLDLIGKNYFTSNLSALILVGIIAFTLIFSFRKEKKFTETNTTVFEAFVTGANNGVKTGVTIFPYVLGMLVAISLFRNSGLFEIISNWIAFVFSNMGVSKEITDALPVALLRPFSSAGSRGFLIDSMNTFGADSMTGRLSSIFQCSAESTFYVIAVYFGSVNIKNTRYALGTMLLVDVICVITAIFVASWFF; from the coding sequence ATGGTATTGAGCAGATTTTGGTTGGCAATTTTTATTTCTTCTATTGCCTTTGTGGTCATCGGTTTATTTTCCGGAAGCAGTTATTCGATTGACTATGTGCTGAACGGTAAAAAAGACGAACCGCTGTTAATCTCCGAAAAATACCTGAAGCAGGTTCCAGCCTTCATCAAAGACAGCATCGAGAAAGCGCCCGACAATACCATTGTTATCAACAAAATCGAAACCAATCCGGATACGACTTACGTTTACAAAAACAAAACCGTAAAGATTTTCAGTGGGGTCCAAAAATCGGATGGTTTGTTGCCAACGTGTAAAAGCACCTTACTTGATTTGATTCTTCCACTGATTGCGTACCTGGCTTTTTTCTGTGGTTTAATGGAACTTTTGATTATCTCCGGTGCTTCCGGAAAATTAGCTAAAGTACTAAGCCCCGTGTTTGTAAAAGTGTTTCCGAGTATTCCGAAAAACCATCCGTCTATTTCTTATATGACTTTAAATTTTGCTGCTAATTTCTTAGGATTGGATTCTGCGGCCACTCCATTTGGGTTAAAAGCCATGCAAAGTTTACAGGAAATCAATCCCGAAAAAGACAAAGCCAGCGATGCCCAAATTATGTTCATGTGTCTGCATGCTTCAGGGCTCACTTTAATTGCCACTTCCATTATTGGTTATCGGGCTGCTGCGGGTGCTACCAACCCAGCCGATGTTATGCTACCTTGTATTATCACTTCATTTATCGGTACGATTGCCGCTTTTCTGATTGTTGGCGTTAAACAAAAAATTAATTTCAAGAGCGCTTCTTTGGTGGCCGTCCTGATGGCATTAATTGCTGGAATCATTGGCTTGCTGATGTATGTAAACCATTTGGATCTAATCGGTAAAAACTATTTCACTTCCAATCTTTCCGCGTTAATATTAGTGGGAATTATTGCTTTTACTTTGATTTTTTCCTTCCGAAAGGAAAAGAAGTTTACTGAGACAAACACCACTGTTTTTGAAGCCTTTGTAACAGGTGCCAATAACGGAGTTAAAACTGGGGTTACTATTTTTCCTTATGTTTTGGGAATGTTAGTAGCCATTTCGTTATTCAGAAACAGCGGTTTATTTGAAATTATCAGTAATTGGATCGCGTTTGTTTTCTCCAATATGGGCGTAAGCAAAGAAATCACCGATGCTTTACCAGTTGCATTGCTTCGACCTTTCAGTTCTGCAGGATCACGAGGATTTTTAATCGATTCGATGAATACTTTTGGAGCCGATTCTATGACCGGAAGATTAAGTAGTATTTTCCAATGCAGCGCAGAAAGTACTTTTTATGTGATTGCGGTGTACTTTGGTTCGGTTAATATAAAAAATACCCGTTACGCCCTAGGAACGATGCTTTTGGTGGATGTAATTTGTGTGATTACGGCGATTTTCGTGGCTAGCTGGTTTTTTTAA